A single window of Candidatus Zixiibacteriota bacterium DNA harbors:
- a CDS encoding 50S ribosomal protein L11 methyltransferase encodes MVLPKPHDKDESRLTELRVELPPCHVDAVCDFIISEEISNGLVLEDEEDCDVTTVIFYVNPDETDQQRAQLASYVNGLVGDNMPIAPEITSRTIVHRMWEEEYRKSVLPVIVADDITIVPPWITDVPQTRYQIIIEPRMAFGSGTHETTRSCMIVLRKYFKPDARFLDMGCGSGILSILADKMGASYIKAIDYDVVAIENCRENVIANRITAPNNILFGSIEKCRGDEPYDFVCANIIKVTVLEMLDDLVSLTSSPGMLVLSGLLEQDVNEVSSALKAHDFSEVDIYPDNEWRTIIVQKEC; translated from the coding sequence ATGGTTTTGCCTAAGCCCCACGACAAAGATGAGAGCAGGCTGACCGAACTACGAGTAGAATTGCCACCATGCCATGTAGATGCCGTGTGCGATTTTATTATATCCGAAGAAATATCTAATGGGCTTGTCCTTGAGGACGAGGAAGACTGCGATGTCACGACGGTGATATTCTATGTTAACCCCGACGAGACTGACCAGCAACGAGCACAGTTGGCATCCTATGTTAATGGTCTGGTTGGGGATAATATGCCCATCGCCCCGGAGATCACGAGCCGGACGATTGTCCACCGGATGTGGGAAGAAGAATACCGAAAGTCGGTGTTGCCGGTGATCGTTGCCGATGACATCACAATTGTTCCGCCCTGGATTACCGATGTACCCCAAACGCGCTATCAGATTATAATTGAACCCAGGATGGCTTTTGGTTCTGGTACGCATGAGACGACCCGATCCTGTATGATCGTTCTGCGGAAATACTTCAAACCGGACGCACGGTTTCTCGATATGGGATGTGGCTCCGGGATTCTCTCCATTCTGGCTGACAAGATGGGGGCGTCGTATATTAAAGCGATTGATTACGATGTGGTGGCGATAGAGAATTGCCGTGAGAATGTTATCGCCAACAGGATTACTGCTCCCAATAACATCCTGTTTGGATCCATCGAAAAATGTCGAGGCGACGAGCCATATGATTTCGTCTGTGCCAACATCATCAAAGTGACTGTTCTCGAAATGCTCGATGATCTGGTCTCACTGACGTCTTCACCAGGAATGCTCGTCTTGTCAGGCCTGTTGGAGCAGGATGTCAATGAAGTATCCTCTGCTCTGAAGGCACACGATTTTTCCGAAGTCGATATCTATCCGGACAACGAGTGGCGAACCATTATCGTACAGAAGGAGTGCTAA